A region from the Microbacterium lacus genome encodes:
- a CDS encoding aspartate ammonia-lyase yields the protein MALDAMTRTRIETDSLGSMEIPADAYWGIHTARALENFPISKRPISVYKDLVRGLAMVKQASARANRDIGTLDPFKADLIDRAAQLVIDGQYHDEFIVGVIQGGAGTSTNMNANEVITNIALELAGREKGDYAFLSPIDDTNRSQSTNDVYPTAIKVGLGLDLRSLLDELDLLRRAFLAKAVEFHDILKVGRTQLQDAVPMTLGQEFNGFATTLGEDHSRLKENAYLLCEINMGATAIGTGITTHPDYGRSVLHHLREITGLDLDTATDLVESTSDTGAFMSFSSTLKRNAIKLSKICNDLRLLSSGPQAGFGEINLPPRQAGSSIMPGKVNPVIPEVVNQVAFAVAGADLTVTMAVEAGQLQLNAFEPVIAHSLFQSITWMRRGMHTLRVNCVDGITANTERLGAMVGASVGVITALTPFIGYAAAAALAKTALLTGRNVADLVVEAGLMSREEVIKQLSPARLSGLETITAAIPIVRAGAAETGSIPTDH from the coding sequence ATGGCTCTGGACGCAATGACGCGCACGCGCATCGAAACCGACTCCCTCGGATCCATGGAGATCCCCGCAGACGCGTATTGGGGGATCCACACCGCGCGCGCGCTGGAGAACTTCCCGATCTCCAAGCGGCCGATCTCCGTCTACAAGGACCTCGTCCGCGGGCTCGCGATGGTCAAGCAGGCCTCGGCGCGCGCCAACCGCGACATCGGGACGCTCGACCCGTTCAAGGCCGACCTGATCGACCGCGCCGCACAGCTCGTGATCGACGGCCAGTATCACGACGAGTTCATCGTCGGAGTGATCCAGGGCGGCGCCGGCACTTCGACGAACATGAACGCGAACGAGGTCATCACCAACATCGCGCTCGAACTCGCGGGCAGGGAGAAGGGCGATTACGCCTTCCTGTCGCCGATCGACGACACGAACCGCAGCCAGTCGACGAACGACGTGTACCCCACCGCGATCAAGGTCGGGCTGGGGCTCGACTTGCGGAGCCTCCTGGACGAGCTCGATCTCCTCCGCCGCGCGTTCCTCGCGAAGGCGGTTGAGTTCCACGACATCCTCAAGGTCGGGCGCACCCAGCTGCAGGATGCCGTGCCGATGACCCTCGGGCAGGAGTTCAACGGGTTCGCCACGACGCTGGGCGAGGACCACAGCCGGTTGAAGGAGAACGCCTACCTGCTCTGCGAGATCAACATGGGGGCCACCGCGATCGGGACGGGGATCACCACCCACCCCGACTACGGGCGGTCCGTGCTGCACCACCTGCGGGAGATCACCGGCCTGGATCTGGACACCGCGACCGACCTCGTCGAATCCACGAGCGACACCGGCGCGTTCATGTCCTTCTCCTCCACGCTCAAGCGCAACGCGATCAAGCTCTCGAAGATCTGCAACGACTTGCGGCTGCTCTCCTCCGGCCCGCAGGCCGGCTTCGGCGAGATCAACCTGCCGCCCCGCCAGGCGGGCTCGAGCATCATGCCCGGCAAGGTCAACCCGGTGATCCCCGAGGTCGTGAACCAGGTCGCGTTCGCCGTCGCGGGCGCGGACCTCACCGTGACGATGGCGGTCGAGGCGGGCCAGCTCCAGCTGAATGCGTTCGAACCCGTGATCGCCCACTCGCTGTTCCAGTCGATCACCTGGATGCGCCGCGGGATGCACACCCTGCGCGTGAACTGCGTCGACGGCATCACCGCCAACACCGAGCGCCTCGGCGCGATGGTGGGCGCCTCCGTCGGAGTGATCACCGCACTGACCCCCTTCATCGGCTACGCCGCCGCCGCAGCGCTCGCCAAGACGGCGCTGCTGACGGGCCGCAACGTCGCCGATCTCGTCGTCGAAGCGGGCCTGATGTCGCGCGAAGAGGTGATCAAGCAGCTCTCCCCGGCACGTCTGTCGGGGCTGGAGACGATCACGGCCGCGATCCCGATCGTGCGCGCCGGTGCGGCGGAGACGGGGTCCATCCCGACGGACCACTGA
- a CDS encoding MFS transporter yields MKKWFVVLVLGAAQFVMVLDGTVMNVSISTVVKDLDSSVTAMQSAITFYTLTMAATMLLGAKLGDIWGRKRALIVGSIVYAIGSLTTALSPSMAVLFLGWSVIEGLGAVLVIPAVAALIADNYSGKDRITAFATIGAVSGAAVAAGPLIGGFVTTYFSWRYVFAAEVVIMFFVVLSARKIAETSPRKAVRIDVLSVLLSAAGLVGIVFGMLQSKTWGWIIPLNSPVIGGVAIEPLGISLSAWFMVVGAVLLVLFFSRQRHLVAKGREPLLHVELLNLRQLRSGLSVLGAQYAITAGLFFMVPVYLQMTLGLDALETGIRIFPLSIALIVFSILGTRLSARWSPRRIVRVGQWILVASALLLLTAVDPELASIAFAAGMFFAGGGLGLLASQLGNVNMSAVTIKDTSEVGGLQGVFQNLGSSLGTALIGSILIGALATSFAGGVAQSSLPDAVKTTISQKTSGGVEIVPAASVEQIGTDAGLTSDEASQLQQIYTDAQLSALRVALFGLILFAVLSLLLSRGIPNEAPVRASRETAAKKA; encoded by the coding sequence ATGAAGAAGTGGTTCGTGGTGCTCGTGCTGGGCGCGGCGCAGTTCGTGATGGTGCTGGACGGCACCGTGATGAACGTGTCGATCTCGACCGTCGTGAAGGATCTCGACAGCAGCGTGACGGCGATGCAGAGCGCGATCACGTTCTACACGCTCACGATGGCGGCGACGATGCTGCTGGGCGCCAAGCTCGGTGACATCTGGGGCCGCAAGCGCGCCCTGATCGTCGGCTCGATCGTCTACGCGATCGGATCCCTCACGACGGCGCTGAGCCCGTCCATGGCGGTGCTCTTCCTCGGCTGGTCCGTGATCGAAGGCCTCGGGGCGGTGCTCGTGATCCCCGCGGTCGCGGCTCTGATCGCCGACAACTACTCGGGCAAGGACCGCATCACGGCCTTCGCGACGATCGGTGCGGTCTCCGGCGCCGCGGTCGCCGCCGGTCCCCTCATCGGCGGCTTCGTGACGACGTACTTCAGCTGGCGCTACGTGTTCGCCGCCGAGGTCGTCATCATGTTCTTCGTCGTGCTGTCCGCGCGGAAGATCGCCGAGACCTCGCCGCGCAAGGCCGTGCGCATCGATGTGCTGAGCGTCCTGTTGTCGGCAGCGGGTCTCGTCGGCATCGTCTTCGGCATGCTGCAGAGCAAGACGTGGGGATGGATCATCCCCCTCAACTCCCCCGTGATCGGCGGCGTGGCCATCGAACCCCTGGGCATCTCCCTGTCGGCGTGGTTCATGGTGGTCGGCGCCGTGCTGCTCGTGCTGTTCTTCTCCCGCCAGCGCCACCTGGTCGCGAAGGGCCGCGAACCGCTCCTGCACGTCGAGCTGCTCAACCTCCGGCAGCTGCGCAGCGGGCTGAGCGTCTTGGGAGCCCAGTACGCGATCACCGCCGGTCTCTTCTTCATGGTCCCGGTCTACCTGCAGATGACCCTCGGACTCGATGCGCTGGAGACCGGCATCCGGATCTTCCCGCTGTCGATCGCCCTCATCGTGTTCTCGATCCTCGGGACGCGCCTGTCCGCCCGCTGGTCCCCGCGGCGGATCGTGCGGGTCGGGCAGTGGATCCTGGTCGCGAGCGCCCTGCTGCTGCTGACCGCCGTCGACCCGGAGCTCGCGAGCATCGCGTTCGCGGCCGGGATGTTCTTCGCCGGGGGCGGCCTCGGCCTCCTCGCTTCGCAGCTGGGCAACGTGAACATGTCGGCGGTCACGATCAAGGACACCAGCGAGGTCGGCGGCCTGCAGGGCGTCTTCCAGAACCTCGGCTCGTCGCTCGGAACCGCGCTGATCGGATCGATCCTGATCGGTGCGCTCGCGACGTCGTTCGCGGGCGGAGTCGCCCAGAGTTCGCTGCCTGATGCGGTCAAGACCACGATCAGTCAGAAGACCTCCGGCGGCGTGGAGATCGTGCCGGCGGCGAGCGTCGAGCAGATCGGCACCGACGCGGGACTCACGAGCGACGAGGCGAGCCAGCTGCAGCAGATCTACACAGACGCCCAGCTGTCCGCGCTGCGGGTCGCGCTGTTCGGTCTCATCCTGTTCGCCGTGCTCTCGCTGCTGCTCTCGCGCGGCATCCCGAACGAGGCGCCGGTCAGAGCTTCCCGCGAAACGGCTGCGAAGAAGGCGTGA
- a CDS encoding fumarylacetoacetate hydrolase family protein: MRFAHVIPPGSEDARLALVQDEVAILVEDMWPGAPRFLEELIAGGDELLERVRSAAPDAAVRHPLDALSYASAVLTPPVILAIGLNYAAHSSELGLKTDSTPTVFVLWPNSLSAHDATTTWPRVLSESVDYEAELGVIIGSPAKDVAPEDALSHVWGYTVVNDITARDIQYSEAQWSRCKSFDGFTPTGPFVVTADEIPDPQDLHIWTELDGVLLQDASTGQMVRPVSTLISHLSRSATLLPGTLISTGSPGGAGYSRDPQVFLRDRSTVTVGIDGIGALTTHCRILD, translated from the coding sequence ATGCGCTTCGCCCACGTCATCCCGCCCGGGTCCGAGGATGCGCGGCTCGCGCTGGTTCAGGACGAGGTGGCGATCCTCGTCGAGGACATGTGGCCCGGCGCTCCGCGCTTCCTCGAAGAACTGATCGCGGGCGGCGACGAACTCCTCGAGCGGGTGCGCTCTGCCGCGCCGGACGCCGCCGTGCGGCATCCGCTCGACGCTCTGTCGTACGCCTCGGCGGTGCTCACTCCCCCCGTGATCCTCGCGATCGGGCTCAACTACGCCGCGCACTCCAGCGAACTCGGACTCAAGACCGATTCGACCCCGACGGTGTTCGTGCTGTGGCCGAACTCCCTGTCCGCGCACGATGCCACGACGACGTGGCCGCGGGTGCTGAGCGAGTCGGTGGACTACGAGGCCGAACTCGGTGTCATCATCGGCTCGCCGGCGAAGGACGTCGCCCCCGAGGACGCGCTGTCCCACGTGTGGGGGTACACCGTCGTCAACGACATCACCGCCCGGGACATCCAATACTCCGAGGCGCAGTGGTCACGGTGCAAGTCCTTCGACGGGTTCACCCCCACCGGACCGTTCGTCGTCACCGCCGACGAGATCCCCGATCCGCAGGATCTGCACATCTGGACCGAGCTCGACGGCGTCCTGCTGCAGGACGCTTCGACCGGGCAGATGGTGCGTCCGGTGTCGACGCTCATCTCGCACCTCTCGCGCTCGGCCACCCTGCTGCCGGGGACGCTGATCTCCACCGGCAGTCCGGGAGGCGCCGGCTACTCGCGGGACCCGCAGGTCTTCCTCCGCGACCGCTCGACCGTGACGGTCGGGATCGACGGGATCGGCGCCCTGACCACGCACTGCCGCATTCTGGACTGA
- a CDS encoding DUF4190 domain-containing protein, with the protein MTDPQNPDVPPAYNPPPAAPAYSSAPAAPAGAPAPGAPVPGKTLGIVALVVAIFFNVIGLILGIVALVQSKKAGYKNGFAVAAIIVGAVLTVIGIIVAIVVIGGIIAVAGVGTDAIQACEAVGYSGTVTVQGVTVDCNTLNP; encoded by the coding sequence ATGACCGATCCGCAGAACCCCGACGTCCCGCCCGCCTACAACCCGCCGCCTGCCGCGCCGGCGTACTCGTCCGCTCCGGCCGCTCCGGCCGGCGCGCCCGCGCCCGGAGCTCCCGTGCCCGGCAAGACCCTGGGCATCGTCGCGCTCGTGGTGGCGATCTTCTTCAACGTCATCGGTCTGATCCTGGGCATCGTGGCGCTCGTGCAGAGCAAGAAGGCCGGGTACAAGAACGGCTTCGCGGTCGCGGCGATCATCGTCGGAGCCGTGCTGACCGTGATCGGGATCATCGTCGCGATCGTCGTGATCGGCGGGATCATCGCCGTCGCCGGAGTCGGCACGGACGCCATCCAGGCGTGCGAGGCGGTCGGGTACTCCGGTACCGTCACCGTGCAGGGCGTGACCGTGGACTGCAACACGCTGAACCCCTGA
- a CDS encoding endonuclease domain-containing protein, which translates to MPTPHVSADLERMLTWLRQRDGVAHSSDLKASGWRAAVIAQAVASGEARRIRRSWIVTKDCDRRRVDAASVGGRLTCVSAAALRGLWVPDSSRTPETPTHVAVHGTASRLSPHGLHLHWGAGPAPVGRNANEDGILNVLFHVAQCLPRRDAIAVWESAIRKKVTDAALLRRVAWRRQDASELAAVASSLSDSGLETIALHGLAAAGVSMVQQVWIDGHPVDGLIGESLVLQIDGFAHHSSPADRRRDIEADARLVARGYVVLRFDYHQILFQWSAVRDTVLMAVAQGLHRQRGLQNR; encoded by the coding sequence ATGCCGACCCCCCACGTTTCCGCGGACCTCGAACGGATGCTCACGTGGCTGCGGCAACGCGACGGTGTGGCGCACTCATCGGATCTGAAGGCATCCGGCTGGCGAGCGGCCGTGATCGCGCAGGCCGTGGCGAGTGGGGAGGCACGGCGGATCCGCAGGTCCTGGATCGTGACGAAGGACTGCGATCGTCGGCGGGTGGATGCCGCGTCCGTCGGCGGTCGGCTGACGTGCGTGAGCGCTGCGGCGTTGCGCGGCCTGTGGGTTCCTGATTCGTCGAGAACCCCGGAGACCCCGACACACGTCGCGGTGCACGGCACGGCGTCGCGCCTCAGCCCCCACGGGCTGCACCTGCACTGGGGAGCGGGCCCGGCACCGGTGGGCCGCAATGCGAACGAGGACGGCATCCTGAATGTGCTCTTCCATGTGGCTCAGTGCCTCCCCCGGCGCGACGCGATCGCCGTATGGGAGTCTGCGATTCGCAAGAAGGTCACCGACGCCGCACTCCTTCGGCGCGTCGCGTGGCGCCGTCAAGACGCTTCGGAACTGGCCGCGGTGGCGTCATCGCTCTCCGACTCAGGGCTGGAGACCATCGCCCTGCATGGCCTCGCTGCCGCCGGCGTGTCGATGGTCCAGCAGGTGTGGATCGACGGTCACCCGGTCGACGGACTGATCGGCGAGTCGCTCGTCCTCCAGATCGACGGGTTCGCCCACCACAGTTCGCCGGCAGACCGCCGACGCGACATCGAGGCGGACGCCCGACTCGTGGCCCGCGGCTACGTCGTGCTGCGCTTCGACTACCACCAGATCCTCTTCCAGTGGAGCGCGGTACGGGACACGGTGCTCATGGCTGTGGCGCAGGGTCTTCACCGCCAGCGGGGGCTTCAGAACAGGTGA
- a CDS encoding inorganic phosphate transporter, which translates to METATLIVVLVIVLALFFDFTNGFHDTANAMATPIATGALKPKIAVLLAAILNLVGAFLSTEVSQTISHGIIREDQINPNAFLPLIFAGLIGAITWNMFTWLLGLPSSSSHALFGGLIGATIVGAGWMAIDYSVVLSKVILPAVLAPLTAGLIAFTATRIAYAVTRRYDTKPDGRDGFRWGQIFTSSLVALAHGTNDAQKTMGVITLTLIIAGWQSGAQTEPQLWVILACGITIALGTYMGGWRIIRTLGKGLTDVKPAQGFSAETSTASTILASSALGFALSTTQVASGSVIGSGLGRRGSTVRWRTAGRIMVGWLFTLPAAGAVGGVMAFMAAWLGGVGILIDAIFAVVVILGIYLLSRRNAVTAANAMSEVAESGTAVNVTHNPPPTRRQRAAQRAAERRQKEEAK; encoded by the coding sequence GTGGAGACCGCAACCCTGATCGTCGTGCTGGTCATCGTGCTGGCCCTCTTCTTCGATTTCACCAACGGCTTCCACGACACGGCCAACGCGATGGCGACGCCGATCGCGACCGGAGCCCTCAAGCCCAAGATCGCCGTGCTGCTCGCGGCGATCCTGAACCTCGTCGGGGCGTTCCTGTCGACCGAGGTGTCCCAGACGATCTCGCACGGCATCATCCGCGAAGACCAGATAAATCCGAACGCGTTCCTGCCGCTCATCTTCGCGGGCCTGATCGGCGCGATCACCTGGAACATGTTCACGTGGCTGCTGGGGCTTCCGTCCAGTTCGTCGCACGCCCTCTTCGGCGGTCTGATCGGGGCGACGATCGTCGGCGCGGGCTGGATGGCAATCGATTACAGCGTCGTGCTCAGCAAAGTGATCCTCCCTGCGGTCCTCGCGCCGCTCACGGCGGGGCTCATCGCGTTCACCGCGACCCGTATCGCCTACGCCGTCACGCGTCGATACGACACCAAGCCCGATGGTCGCGACGGATTCCGCTGGGGCCAGATCTTCACGTCGTCCCTCGTCGCGCTCGCGCACGGCACGAACGACGCGCAGAAGACGATGGGCGTCATCACGCTCACGCTCATCATCGCGGGCTGGCAGAGCGGTGCTCAGACCGAGCCGCAGCTGTGGGTCATCCTCGCGTGCGGCATCACGATCGCGCTGGGCACCTACATGGGCGGCTGGCGCATCATCCGCACGCTCGGCAAGGGGCTCACCGACGTCAAGCCGGCGCAGGGCTTCTCGGCCGAGACGTCGACGGCATCGACCATCCTGGCCTCGAGCGCACTCGGCTTCGCCCTGTCGACCACACAGGTCGCCTCCGGTTCCGTGATCGGCTCGGGTCTCGGGCGGCGCGGCTCCACCGTCCGCTGGCGGACCGCGGGGCGCATCATGGTCGGCTGGCTGTTCACCCTCCCTGCGGCGGGTGCCGTCGGCGGTGTCATGGCGTTCATGGCGGCATGGCTCGGCGGGGTCGGCATCCTGATCGACGCGATCTTCGCGGTCGTCGTGATCCTCGGCATCTACCTGCTCTCGCGCCGCAACGCCGTCACCGCGGCGAACGCGATGAGCGAGGTCGCCGAGTCCGGAACCGCGGTCAACGTCACCCACAACCCTCCGCCCACGCGTCGCCAGCGCGCCGCGCAGAGGGCCGCGGAGCGTCGTCAGAAGGAGGAGGCGAAGTGA
- a CDS encoding phosphodiesterase, with protein MTDAAAAQFGQYPPARRTILHVSDTHLLGGDVRLGGRFDTAANLRRTLDAVEALGIRPDAIVFTGDLTDLGEPEAYRALRASVEPVAARIGAPIVWVAGNHDERPALRAELLGLEATEEPVTAVHDLDGLRLIVLDTTVPGWHHGDLDDAQLTWLQGVLAIPAPLGTILAMHHPPLPSHVPLFDILELRDQPRLARAIAGTDVRAILAGHLHYSTSGTFAGIPVSVSAATCYTMDLARPAAEVNGMDAGQSFHLVHVYDDTITHSVVPVVEATTGDFFSAEWVRTMAALTPAERLEAFSRKPGR; from the coding sequence ATGACGGATGCCGCAGCCGCGCAGTTCGGCCAGTACCCGCCCGCGCGACGGACGATCCTGCACGTGAGCGATACGCATCTGCTCGGCGGCGATGTTCGGCTCGGCGGACGATTCGACACGGCGGCCAATCTCCGCCGCACTCTGGATGCGGTGGAGGCGCTCGGCATCCGTCCCGACGCGATCGTCTTCACGGGCGACCTGACCGATCTCGGCGAGCCCGAGGCGTACCGGGCGTTGCGCGCGAGCGTCGAACCCGTCGCCGCCCGCATCGGCGCGCCGATCGTGTGGGTCGCCGGCAATCACGATGAGCGGCCCGCGCTGCGCGCAGAGCTTCTCGGTCTCGAGGCAACCGAAGAGCCCGTCACGGCCGTCCACGACCTGGACGGGCTTCGCCTGATCGTCCTCGACACGACGGTTCCGGGTTGGCACCACGGCGACCTCGACGACGCACAGCTGACGTGGTTGCAGGGTGTGCTCGCCATCCCGGCGCCGCTCGGCACGATTCTGGCGATGCACCACCCTCCGCTCCCGTCGCACGTCCCGCTGTTCGACATCCTCGAGCTGCGCGACCAGCCGCGACTGGCTCGGGCGATCGCCGGCACCGACGTGCGGGCGATCCTGGCCGGACACCTCCATTACTCGACCAGCGGCACATTCGCCGGCATCCCGGTGAGCGTCTCCGCGGCCACGTGCTACACGATGGATCTCGCGCGCCCCGCCGCGGAGGTCAACGGGATGGATGCCGGGCAGTCGTTCCATCTCGTGCACGTGTACGACGACACGATCACCCACTCCGTCGTCCCGGTGGTGGAAGCGACGACAGGAGACTTCTTCTCGGCGGAATGGGTGCGGACGATGGCCGCGCTCACCCCGGCCGAGCGGCTCGAGGCGTTCTCCCGCAAGCCCGGCCGCTGA
- a CDS encoding peptidase — translation MSISIDWFAFVQVFLAALLATVLVVGFYSLGLRLLVRAGRVPVVAPAEFTDAITVVTEKEQKRAAKAAAKAAKKNPLTPAERQIAAIGAYLSFGLCGLAVLGGLLLIVFNH, via the coding sequence GTGAGCATCTCCATCGACTGGTTCGCCTTCGTCCAGGTCTTCCTCGCGGCGCTTCTCGCGACCGTGCTCGTCGTCGGCTTCTACTCGCTCGGTCTGAGGCTCCTGGTGCGCGCAGGTCGCGTCCCCGTCGTCGCGCCCGCGGAGTTCACCGACGCCATCACGGTCGTGACCGAGAAGGAGCAGAAGCGGGCGGCGAAGGCGGCGGCGAAGGCGGCGAAGAAGAACCCGCTGACACCGGCGGAGCGGCAGATCGCGGCGATCGGCGCGTACCTGTCCTTCGGGCTGTGCGGTCTCGCGGTCCTCGGCGGACTTCTGCTCATCGTCTTCAACCACTGA
- a CDS encoding S9 family peptidase has product MTTDAVSALPPVAPRKPIVRRHHGDDVEDAYEWLRAKEDPEVIAHLEAENAYTRDRTAHLAPLQERIFGEIKGRTLETDLSVPTRRGDWWYYGRTVEGSQYGIQCRAPLTSPDDWTPPVLSPDTPVPGEQVLLDGNVEAEGEEFFSLGSFEVTTAGDRMLYGVDVAGDERYTVRVRDLVTGEQLPDVIPDTFAGATFSPDGRFIVYTTVDDAWRPDTVWLHELGTPVEDDVKLFHEPDERFWLGAGFTRSDRYLVIGMGSSITSEEWLVDADDLRSAPRLVWPRTEGVEYDSSHAVIDGEDVLFILHNDGALDFELVKVSASDPTGPRDVVVPHQPGHRLLGVSTFRDWAVLGYRREGLARLGMLSYRDGSISELEFDEPLYSVGSGGNPEWAPPLIRIGYGSFITPGTVFDYDVATGELLLRKRQPVLGGYDSADYAQARVWATAQDGTQVPVSLVWKRSFGEAGAAARPVHLYGYGSYEHSIEPGFSVPRLSELDRGVIFAVAHVRGGGEMGRQWYEDGKLLHKRNTFTDFVDCARHLVAEGYTTPEQLVAEGGSAGGLLMGAIANLAPDLFAGILADVPFVDALTTILDPSLPLTVIEWDEWGDPLHNADVYAYMKSYTPYENVRDVTYPRILAVTSLNDTRVMYVEPAKWVARLREVGADALLKCEMVAGHGGVSGRYNAWRERAFELAWLLDVVGAADA; this is encoded by the coding sequence GTGACCACCGACGCCGTTTCCGCCCTTCCGCCCGTCGCCCCCCGCAAGCCCATCGTCCGCCGGCACCACGGCGACGACGTGGAAGACGCATACGAGTGGCTCCGCGCGAAGGAGGACCCGGAGGTCATCGCGCATCTGGAAGCGGAGAACGCGTACACGCGGGACCGCACGGCGCACCTCGCCCCGCTCCAGGAGCGCATCTTCGGCGAGATCAAGGGACGCACGCTCGAGACCGACCTCTCGGTGCCGACGCGCCGCGGCGACTGGTGGTACTACGGCCGCACGGTCGAGGGCAGCCAGTACGGCATCCAGTGCCGGGCACCGCTGACCTCGCCCGACGACTGGACCCCGCCCGTCCTCTCCCCCGATACCCCGGTTCCGGGCGAGCAGGTCCTCCTCGACGGCAACGTCGAAGCCGAGGGCGAGGAGTTCTTCTCGCTCGGGAGCTTCGAGGTGACCACCGCCGGCGACCGGATGCTGTACGGGGTCGACGTCGCCGGGGATGAGCGCTACACCGTGCGGGTCCGCGATCTCGTGACCGGCGAGCAGCTGCCCGACGTGATTCCGGACACGTTCGCCGGTGCGACCTTCTCCCCCGACGGCCGGTTCATCGTGTACACCACCGTCGATGACGCGTGGCGCCCCGACACCGTGTGGCTGCACGAGCTCGGCACGCCCGTCGAGGACGATGTGAAGCTCTTCCACGAACCGGACGAACGGTTCTGGCTCGGCGCCGGGTTCACCCGCAGCGACCGCTACCTCGTGATCGGCATGGGGTCATCGATCACCTCCGAGGAATGGCTCGTGGATGCCGACGACCTGCGCTCCGCGCCACGCCTGGTGTGGCCGCGCACGGAGGGGGTCGAATACGACTCGTCGCACGCCGTGATCGACGGCGAAGACGTGCTCTTCATCCTGCACAACGACGGCGCCCTCGATTTCGAACTCGTGAAGGTATCGGCATCCGACCCCACCGGCCCGCGCGACGTCGTCGTGCCCCATCAGCCGGGCCACCGACTGCTCGGTGTGTCCACGTTCCGGGACTGGGCCGTGCTCGGCTACCGCCGCGAGGGTCTGGCACGCCTCGGGATGCTGTCCTACCGCGACGGCTCGATCTCCGAGCTGGAATTCGACGAGCCGCTGTACTCGGTGGGCTCGGGAGGCAACCCGGAGTGGGCTCCGCCGCTCATCCGCATCGGATACGGCTCGTTCATCACGCCGGGGACGGTGTTCGACTACGACGTCGCGACCGGCGAGCTGCTCCTGCGCAAGCGTCAGCCGGTGCTCGGCGGCTACGACAGTGCCGACTATGCACAGGCGCGCGTGTGGGCGACCGCGCAGGACGGCACGCAGGTCCCGGTCTCCCTCGTGTGGAAGCGCTCATTCGGCGAGGCCGGCGCGGCCGCGCGTCCGGTGCACCTCTACGGCTACGGGTCGTACGAGCACTCGATCGAGCCGGGCTTCTCCGTCCCCCGACTCTCCGAGCTCGACCGCGGTGTCATCTTCGCGGTCGCGCACGTGCGCGGCGGCGGCGAGATGGGCCGCCAGTGGTACGAGGACGGCAAACTCCTGCACAAGCGCAACACGTTCACCGACTTCGTCGACTGCGCGCGTCACTTGGTGGCCGAGGGCTACACGACTCCCGAGCAGCTGGTCGCCGAGGGCGGATCGGCGGGTGGGCTCCTCATGGGCGCGATCGCGAATCTCGCCCCCGACCTGTTCGCCGGCATCCTGGCCGATGTGCCGTTCGTGGACGCCCTCACGACGATCCTCGACCCCTCGCTGCCGCTCACGGTGATCGAGTGGGACGAGTGGGGCGACCCCCTGCACAACGCCGACGTCTACGCGTACATGAAGTCGTACACGCCCTACGAGAACGTCCGCGACGTCACCTATCCCCGCATCCTCGCGGTCACCTCCCTCAACGACACCCGCGTGATGTACGTCGAGCCTGCGAAGTGGGTCGCCCGGCTCCGGGAGGTCGGCGCGGATGCGCTGCTGAAGTGCGAGATGGTCGCCGGACACGGCGGCGTCAGCGGGCGCTACAACGCGTGGCGCGAGCGCGCGTTCGAGCTCGCGTGGCTGCTGGACGTCGTGGGCGCCGCCGACGCCTGA